The following are encoded together in the Weissella soli genome:
- a CDS encoding magnesium transporter CorA family protein — MLKTITPLDTFTWTTVHNMTPGDREKLNNEFGIDNELINYAIDPYESARMEYDDVKGVTLMIIDVVTPTSTIATTEPVGLMFTNDMQHFLSFTREETSYVTDYLRQIIEELLQRQAHDVTPISLSVNVIVLIAAKFLAAILEINRRRMPIQREMRHVKNTQAQIDILMDLQTDLIYILNSLQTDIDLLRGFKKNHRYSLTENNLERIEDALVELVQALDTGQLSQKVTKSVSDSYSDLSNNRLNWTMKVLTVSSIVLTMPTIITGFFGQNVSLPFAHTPFGWVITIFICLLFMAAVTWLFWWMDFLKK, encoded by the coding sequence ATGCTAAAAACAATTACCCCGTTAGACACGTTTACTTGGACGACGGTTCATAACATGACGCCCGGTGACCGTGAAAAATTGAATAATGAATTTGGCATTGACAACGAGTTGATTAATTATGCCATTGACCCATATGAGAGTGCGCGGATGGAATATGATGATGTTAAGGGTGTGACCTTAATGATAATAGATGTCGTGACGCCGACATCAACGATTGCGACGACTGAGCCAGTCGGGTTGATGTTCACCAACGACATGCAGCATTTTCTGTCGTTTACGCGCGAAGAAACCAGTTATGTGACGGATTACCTGCGCCAAATCATCGAAGAGTTGCTCCAACGGCAAGCGCACGATGTGACCCCCATCAGTCTGTCGGTCAATGTCATCGTGTTGATTGCTGCCAAGTTTTTAGCAGCTATTTTGGAGATTAATCGGCGCCGGATGCCGATACAACGAGAAATGCGGCATGTGAAGAATACCCAGGCACAGATTGATATCTTGATGGATTTGCAAACTGATTTGATTTATATCTTGAATTCATTGCAAACCGACATTGATTTGTTACGTGGGTTTAAGAAAAATCACCGCTATTCGTTAACCGAAAATAACCTGGAACGGATTGAGGATGCGCTGGTTGAACTAGTCCAAGCCCTTGATACCGGTCAGTTATCACAAAAGGTGACAAAAAGTGTTTCTGATTCATATTCAGATTTGTCAAATAACCGGTTGAACTGGACAATGAAGGTTTTGACGGTTTCATCGATTGTGCTAACGATGCCGACCATTATTACGGGTTTTTTCGGTCAAAACGTCAGCCTGCCGTTTGCCCACACGCCCTTTGGTTGGGTGATTACCATCTTTATCTGTCTCCTATTTATGGCGGCGGTGACTTGGTTGTTTTGGTGGATGGATTTCTTGAAAAAATAA
- a CDS encoding TrmH family RNA methyltransferase gives MADIDLSRSNDYRNVTDYYKNMSDEAIRADLDTHRSDVISIMQNLTHDFNKATAVRNSNAFAGRKLIFMNPVNESFPDRKEGSKKWDRRGSVGTYNFEHIEHHRVTDYQAVFDQLHAEGYTIYAVDNIASYHPQSLFEVTFPAKSAFVFGEEQIGLADDLIQAADAMIYIPQAGSVRSLNVSVAHGIIMAFYASQHPVAK, from the coding sequence ATGGCTGATATCGACCTATCGCGGTCAAATGATTACCGCAACGTCACCGATTACTATAAAAACATGTCCGATGAAGCGATTCGTGCTGATTTAGACACGCATCGCTCTGACGTCATTTCAATCATGCAAAACTTAACGCATGACTTCAACAAGGCCACGGCTGTGCGTAATAGCAATGCCTTTGCCGGCCGTAAATTAATTTTCATGAATCCCGTGAACGAATCTTTCCCCGACCGCAAAGAAGGGTCTAAGAAATGGGATCGTCGTGGTTCTGTTGGCACGTATAACTTCGAGCACATTGAACATCACCGTGTGACTGATTACCAAGCCGTCTTTGATCAGTTGCATGCCGAAGGTTACACCATTTATGCCGTTGATAACATTGCATCCTACCATCCACAGAGTCTGTTCGAAGTGACTTTCCCTGCTAAATCAGCTTTTGTCTTCGGTGAGGAACAAATTGGTTTGGCGGATGATTTAATTCAAGCGGCCGATGCCATGATTTACATTCCCCAAGCCGGCTCCGTCCGGTCATTGAATGTATCCGTGGCGCACGGTATCATCATGGCATTTTATGCCAGTCAACATCCAGTGGCCAAATAA
- a CDS encoding energy-coupling factor ABC transporter ATP-binding protein produces MSAMIELNNLSYTYPNAAQPALQSISVTIEKGEWVAIIGHNGSGKSTLAKLLNYLLIPTAGEIKIAGVTASEETVWDIRDLVGMVFQNPDNQFVGATVADDVAFGMENRGIPRDAMLPRVQMALERVHMDAFADREPARLSGGQKQRVAIASVLAIEPKVLILDEATSMLDPKGRREMIAVVRELKAELGDELTVLSITHDIEEAASADRVVVMNDGVLAENGTPAEIFTGADQLRAFGLNVPFAEVLKAKLAERGVVVPTTYQTTESMVDWLWQSISKK; encoded by the coding sequence ATGTCAGCGATGATTGAGTTAAATAATTTATCATATACATATCCCAACGCGGCCCAACCAGCATTGCAGTCGATTTCAGTGACCATTGAAAAGGGCGAATGGGTGGCCATCATTGGTCATAATGGTTCCGGTAAGTCGACGCTGGCTAAATTGTTGAACTATTTACTCATCCCAACTGCTGGTGAGATTAAAATTGCTGGGGTAACGGCCAGTGAGGAAACGGTATGGGACATCCGTGATTTAGTGGGGATGGTGTTTCAAAATCCAGATAATCAATTCGTTGGGGCCACGGTCGCCGATGATGTGGCATTTGGTATGGAAAATCGAGGTATCCCGCGTGATGCGATGCTCCCCCGGGTGCAGATGGCATTGGAACGCGTTCATATGGATGCCTTTGCCGATCGTGAACCGGCCCGTTTATCGGGTGGTCAAAAACAACGGGTGGCCATCGCCTCGGTCTTGGCGATTGAGCCGAAGGTCTTGATCCTAGATGAGGCAACGTCAATGCTTGATCCCAAGGGGCGCCGGGAAATGATTGCGGTCGTCCGTGAGTTAAAAGCTGAATTAGGGGATGAATTGACCGTGTTGTCAATTACTCATGATATTGAAGAAGCGGCCTCAGCTGACCGGGTCGTCGTCATGAATGATGGCGTGTTAGCCGAAAATGGAACACCGGCTGAAATTTTCACCGGCGCGGATCAATTGCGCGCATTTGGCTTGAATGTCCCGTTTGCTGAAGTGCTTAAGGCCAAGTTGGCTGAGCGAGGCGTAGTGGTGCCGACAACATATCAAACGACAGAAAGTATGGTGGATTGGTTATGGCAATCAATTTCAAAGAAGTAG
- a CDS encoding energy-coupling factor transporter ATPase — MAINFKEVGFTYQQGTPFATPALHDVNLDIPEGQFTAVIGHTGSGKSTMVQHLDGLVLPTAGTITIKDMLITPATALKETNKIRRHVGMVFQFPEAQLFEQTVMRDVMFGPLNFGKTVAEARVLAEHALEIVGLEASFAERSPFDLSGGQMRRVAIAGVLAMEPELLILDEPTAGLDPKGQEDLMQLFATLQKERQMTLVLITHQMEYVAQYADHVIVFDGGTAVKQGTPREVFADAAWLKSRQLDVPIAREFADALATKGIVLDDVLDVDTLADQLAGLLTEVAHV, encoded by the coding sequence ATGGCAATCAATTTCAAAGAAGTAGGCTTTACGTACCAACAGGGTACGCCTTTTGCGACGCCTGCTTTGCATGATGTCAATTTGGATATTCCAGAGGGGCAGTTTACCGCGGTGATTGGCCATACGGGTTCCGGCAAATCGACGATGGTGCAACACTTGGATGGGTTGGTCCTGCCGACTGCGGGTACGATCACGATTAAAGACATGCTGATTACCCCAGCCACGGCGCTCAAAGAGACCAACAAAATCCGCCGGCATGTGGGGATGGTTTTCCAATTTCCAGAAGCCCAATTATTTGAACAAACGGTGATGCGGGATGTCATGTTTGGACCATTGAATTTTGGTAAAACAGTGGCTGAGGCCCGGGTCTTGGCCGAGCATGCCCTTGAAATTGTCGGCTTGGAAGCTAGTTTCGCGGAACGCTCACCATTTGATTTATCAGGTGGTCAGATGCGCCGGGTGGCCATTGCGGGCGTGCTAGCGATGGAGCCGGAATTGTTGATTTTAGATGAACCAACAGCCGGGCTAGATCCCAAGGGCCAAGAAGATTTAATGCAGCTCTTTGCCACCCTCCAAAAGGAACGGCAGATGACCCTGGTCTTAATTACCCACCAAATGGAATACGTCGCCCAGTATGCTGATCATGTGATTGTCTTTGACGGGGGTACGGCAGTCAAACAAGGCACCCCGCGCGAAGTATTTGCCGATGCCGCGTGGCTCAAATCACGTCAGTTAGATGTGCCGATCGCCCGCGAATTTGCGGACGCCTTGGCCACCAAAGGTATTGTGTTAGATGATGTGCTGGATGTCGACACCCTGGCTGACCAGTTAGCGGGTTTGTTGACGGAGGTGGCCCATGTTTAA
- a CDS encoding energy-coupling factor transporter transmembrane component T family protein, whose protein sequence is MFNQILIGRYMPGDSWIHRLDARTKLIISVLFIFAIFSANNVAAYGIAALFTFGVILLTSLGLGVFIRGVRPMLFLMLFTVALQIFFTPMGQTIWAWHFIKITDLGVYNAAAVFIRFMLIIMFSTVLTLTTPPLEVADAMEAIMQPLKKIGVPVAELALMLSIALRFVPTLLDEAESIMNAQRARGVEFNEGSLIKRIKAYVPLLIPLFINAIKRAIELGDAMEARGYRGGDHRTKYRQLVWTRRDGIAFITFAVFTLALILTRII, encoded by the coding sequence ATGTTTAATCAAATTTTAATTGGGCGTTATATGCCTGGCGATTCCTGGATTCATCGGTTAGATGCCCGCACAAAATTAATTATTAGTGTATTATTTATTTTTGCCATTTTTAGTGCGAACAATGTCGCCGCATATGGCATCGCCGCGCTGTTTACATTTGGGGTGATTTTACTCACCAGCTTGGGGCTGGGCGTATTCATTCGTGGTGTGCGGCCGATGCTATTTTTGATGTTATTTACGGTGGCCTTGCAGATCTTCTTTACGCCAATGGGTCAGACGATTTGGGCGTGGCATTTTATCAAAATCACGGACCTGGGTGTCTATAATGCCGCTGCGGTATTCATTCGCTTTATGCTGATTATTATGTTCTCTACGGTACTGACATTAACAACGCCACCTTTGGAAGTGGCTGATGCCATGGAAGCGATTATGCAGCCCTTGAAAAAGATTGGGGTGCCCGTGGCCGAATTGGCATTGATGCTTTCAATCGCGTTACGGTTTGTGCCAACGTTGTTGGATGAGGCCGAATCGATTATGAATGCCCAACGCGCCCGTGGTGTGGAATTCAATGAAGGCAGCCTGATCAAGCGCATCAAGGCATACGTGCCATTGTTGATTCCACTGTTCATTAACGCCATTAAACGGGCGATTGAACTGGGGGATGCGATGGAAGCCCGGGGGTATCGGGGTGGTGATCACCGAACCAAATACCGCCAATTAGTTTGGACGCGCCGGGATGGCATTGCCTTTATTACCTTTGCAGTGTTTACCTTAGCGTTAATTTTGACTAGAATTATCTAA
- the truA gene encoding tRNA pseudouridine(38-40) synthase TruA, with the protein MPRYRAIISYDGTNFFGWQVQPGKRTVQYEMEKVVNQMAKNPAEHIRVQGSGRTDTGVHALGQVVHFDLPFDIEAESVRKGLSSMLPFDIGISQVERVSTTFHAQYSAHTKTYRYRLSVTEFRDPFKRNYTGHWYRRLDYDKMALAIPDYLGEHDWLSFAAAGFQAKTTVRTVTRAVIEDHRDEGEIVFEFTGTGFLYNQIRIMVGVLLEIGMGTRPVDDIPRLLAAKDRQQARLTAPASGLYLKSVDY; encoded by the coding sequence ATGCCTCGTTATCGCGCAATTATCTCGTATGATGGCACAAACTTCTTTGGCTGGCAGGTGCAACCAGGAAAACGGACGGTGCAATATGAGATGGAGAAGGTGGTCAACCAAATGGCCAAGAATCCAGCCGAGCATATTCGTGTGCAAGGATCGGGGCGGACTGATACTGGGGTGCACGCTTTAGGCCAAGTCGTGCACTTTGACCTACCGTTTGATATTGAAGCCGAAAGTGTGCGGAAAGGGCTGTCGTCAATGTTGCCGTTTGATATTGGTATCAGCCAAGTCGAAAGAGTTTCGACTACCTTTCATGCACAGTACAGTGCGCATACCAAGACATACCGTTATCGCTTATCAGTCACGGAATTCCGGGATCCATTTAAGCGTAACTACACGGGGCATTGGTACCGTCGCTTGGATTATGACAAGATGGCGCTGGCAATCCCCGATTATCTGGGTGAGCATGATTGGTTGAGCTTTGCGGCGGCTGGTTTCCAGGCTAAGACCACGGTCCGGACAGTCACCCGCGCCGTTATCGAAGACCACCGTGATGAGGGTGAAATTGTGTTTGAATTCACCGGCACCGGTTTTTTGTATAACCAAATCCGGATTATGGTGGGAGTATTGTTAGAAATTGGCATGGGCACACGTCCCGTCGATGATATCCCCCGGCTGTTAGCCGCCAAAGATCGCCAGCAAGCCCGCTTAACGGCGCCGGCCAGTGGTCTATATCTAAAATCGGTTGATTATTAG
- a CDS encoding DEAD/DEAH box helicase — MAEEYNDLSRLVNAFEPAMNAENYSYEPHEALALEIHLQISELGYYQRDASSLAVYFKLGVASSNKRYIVRNVERLIDDLNMGRDHVLTPKKTLFVSWSLLSDEQAQLLREIWAQSGDNVRDVPAYMLQDDAQRYLQITPYYLAKFIKQISNQSPVSVKFKSRYGGSTEELLTITYMDAPLQPDFRLQAEGEGYRLDLMIPQGETWATYEVFVEHDDHELIFWPFDSALAETLNTIMRTVSGNSIFIRQNQLTEFIEVVYPMLQRVGEVELPAELAAFIAAARLHTIITINLVQDHLEIIVQFDYGNATMAIPNLEVHDWRGENQIIFAIEGMFIFETENHYGYAFRTVAQKVDFFKRYLPQLQQLDAEVKVAAAVMQQFINPRDLLPEVFLNTRQSLFDISFDIKGISQEEVDLMMTAILNQEQYVELKSGGIVPLNEPAYAPMNAMLAKIRTMGAAINAGTISVNLAAALRLQDDFTATHAKSDLTIQQIFNDLAHPEAFAATVPTEIKADLRDYQKMGLKFLAMLHHHGFGGILADEMGLGKTLQAIVFLQYIKNQAEAPILNVIVVPASVTYNWAQELAKFAPDLRYRVVMGHKQDRVNMLTDLAAVDIVITSYQSLRADEEIYQHLAIDTLILDEAQMVKNAASLTAKAITKLKAAHKFALTGTPIENSLDELWALFNILVPGLFPKKRDFNKLDNATIVKLIQPFMLRRTKAEVLQELPAKTEAVIYNVMTAEQKKVYLAYLLRIQQEVANMSSEEFKRHRIEVLAGITRLRQITDDASLFLDNYQGGSSKLDQLLDMVQTAHANGRRMLIFSQFSSMIHRINTALSAQGLTTFVLTGGTPAQERLAMSNQFNEGAGDVFLISLKAGGTGLNLTGADMVILFDLWWNPAVEEQAVGRAHRMGQAKHVDVYRMVTEGTIEDKILLLQESKRDLFSQVIQNSTEAVKLSESDIRDLLTTDLVD; from the coding sequence ATGGCTGAAGAATATAATGATTTGTCCCGCTTGGTGAACGCTTTTGAACCAGCCATGAACGCTGAGAATTATAGTTATGAACCGCATGAAGCGCTGGCATTAGAGATTCATTTGCAAATTTCTGAATTAGGCTATTACCAACGAGACGCCTCGTCCCTGGCAGTCTATTTCAAGTTAGGGGTCGCCTCAAGTAATAAGCGCTATATCGTCCGCAATGTCGAACGGTTGATTGATGATTTGAATATGGGACGCGACCATGTCTTGACGCCTAAAAAAACACTGTTCGTAAGTTGGTCACTGTTATCGGATGAGCAAGCCCAGTTGTTACGTGAAATCTGGGCACAATCTGGTGATAACGTCCGTGATGTGCCGGCGTATATGTTGCAAGATGACGCGCAACGCTATCTGCAAATCACGCCTTATTATTTGGCGAAATTTATTAAACAAATTAGTAACCAATCCCCCGTCTCGGTCAAGTTTAAGTCACGTTATGGTGGCAGCACCGAGGAATTGCTGACGATTACTTACATGGATGCCCCCCTGCAGCCTGATTTTCGTTTACAGGCAGAAGGGGAGGGTTACCGCCTAGATCTGATGATTCCACAAGGTGAAACCTGGGCGACCTATGAAGTTTTTGTCGAGCACGATGATCATGAATTGATTTTTTGGCCATTCGACAGTGCCTTAGCGGAAACGCTAAACACCATCATGCGGACAGTTTCTGGCAACTCCATTTTTATCCGCCAAAATCAATTGACAGAATTCATCGAAGTCGTCTATCCGATGTTGCAGCGGGTGGGTGAGGTTGAACTCCCCGCCGAACTTGCTGCATTTATCGCCGCTGCAAGGTTACATACAATAATCACGATTAATCTGGTACAAGATCATCTGGAAATTATTGTCCAATTTGATTATGGTAACGCGACCATGGCCATTCCCAATTTGGAAGTGCATGACTGGCGCGGTGAAAACCAGATTATTTTCGCCATCGAGGGGATGTTTATTTTTGAGACGGAGAACCATTATGGTTATGCGTTTAGAACGGTCGCGCAAAAGGTCGACTTTTTCAAACGCTATCTGCCACAATTGCAACAACTAGATGCTGAGGTTAAAGTGGCGGCGGCCGTGATGCAACAGTTCATTAATCCACGGGATCTGTTACCCGAAGTCTTTTTGAATACACGGCAATCTTTATTTGATATTTCCTTTGATATCAAGGGGATTTCTCAAGAGGAAGTCGATTTGATGATGACGGCCATCTTGAACCAAGAGCAGTATGTTGAGTTGAAATCGGGGGGCATCGTACCACTGAACGAACCAGCCTATGCGCCGATGAATGCCATGCTAGCTAAAATCCGCACGATGGGTGCCGCGATTAACGCTGGCACGATTTCAGTTAATTTAGCTGCGGCGTTACGTCTGCAGGACGATTTTACAGCGACCCATGCGAAGAGTGATTTGACCATTCAGCAAATCTTTAATGACTTAGCGCACCCGGAAGCCTTTGCCGCCACCGTCCCAACGGAGATTAAAGCCGATTTACGTGATTATCAAAAAATGGGGCTGAAATTTCTAGCGATGTTGCACCATCATGGTTTTGGGGGCATTTTGGCTGATGAAATGGGTCTTGGTAAGACTCTACAAGCGATTGTCTTCTTGCAATACATCAAGAACCAGGCCGAAGCGCCTATCTTGAACGTGATTGTGGTGCCGGCGAGTGTGACGTATAACTGGGCCCAGGAATTAGCGAAGTTTGCCCCTGACTTGCGTTATCGCGTCGTCATGGGTCATAAGCAAGACCGGGTTAACATGCTCACTGATTTAGCAGCGGTGGATATCGTCATCACGAGTTATCAATCATTACGCGCCGATGAAGAGATCTACCAGCACCTAGCGATTGATACGTTAATCTTGGATGAAGCCCAAATGGTGAAAAATGCGGCTTCTTTGACGGCCAAGGCCATTACTAAGCTAAAAGCTGCCCATAAGTTCGCATTGACCGGTACCCCGATTGAAAATTCCTTAGATGAACTCTGGGCGTTGTTTAATATCTTGGTGCCAGGTCTCTTTCCTAAAAAGCGGGACTTCAATAAGCTCGATAACGCCACCATCGTTAAGTTGATTCAGCCATTTATGCTACGTCGCACGAAAGCGGAAGTCTTGCAGGAGTTGCCGGCAAAGACTGAAGCGGTGATCTATAACGTGATGACGGCTGAGCAGAAGAAAGTTTATTTGGCCTATCTATTGCGGATTCAACAAGAAGTTGCCAATATGTCCTCTGAGGAGTTTAAGCGGCACCGGATTGAAGTGCTGGCGGGAATTACTCGTTTACGGCAGATAACCGATGATGCGAGTCTCTTCTTGGATAATTATCAGGGCGGTAGTAGCAAGCTAGACCAACTATTAGATATGGTGCAGACGGCCCATGCTAATGGCCGGCGCATGTTGATCTTCAGTCAATTTTCTTCAATGATTCACCGCATCAATACCGCCTTAAGTGCGCAAGGCCTAACAACCTTTGTCCTGACGGGGGGCACTCCAGCTCAGGAACGTCTGGCCATGAGTAATCAATTTAATGAGGGGGCCGGGGATGTCTTCTTGATCTCATTGAAAGCGGGTGGGACTGGGTTGAATCTAACCGGTGCCGACATGGTCATTTTGTTTGATTTGTGGTGGAATCCCGCCGTTGAAGAACAAGCGGTCGGCCGGGCTCACCGGATGGGTCAAGCCAAGCACGTTGATGTTTACCGGATGGTGACAGAAGGTACCATTGAAGATAAAATCCTCCTATTACAAGAGAGCAAGCGTGATTTATTTAGCCAAGTGATCCAAAACTCAACCGAAGCGGTGAAGTTGTCAGAGAGTGATATTCGTGACTTATTGACGACTGATTTAGTAGATTAA
- the rplM gene encoding 50S ribosomal protein L13, translating to MRTTYMAKPNEIDRKWYIVDATDVPLGRLSTVVASILRGKNKPTFTPNVDTGDNVIVINAGKVALTGKKATDKIYYHHSNHPGGLKQRQAGDLREKNPQRLIELSVQGMLPKGTLGRKQALKLHVYADANHEQAAQQPEVLDITNLI from the coding sequence ATGCGTACAACTTATATGGCAAAGCCAAATGAGATTGATCGTAAGTGGTATATCGTTGACGCTACAGATGTTCCTTTGGGACGTTTGTCAACGGTTGTCGCATCAATCTTGCGCGGTAAGAACAAGCCTACTTTCACACCCAACGTCGATACTGGTGACAACGTTATCGTTATCAATGCTGGTAAGGTCGCTTTGACTGGTAAGAAGGCTACTGATAAGATTTATTATCACCACTCAAACCACCCAGGTGGATTGAAGCAACGCCAAGCCGGTGACTTACGTGAAAAGAACCCACAACGCTTAATTGAGTTGTCTGTTCAAGGTATGTTGCCAAAGGGTACCCTTGGTCGCAAGCAAGCTTTGAAGTTGCACGTTTATGCTGATGCAAATCACGAACAAGCAGCTCAACAGCCTGAAGTGTTGGACATCACCAACCTCATCTAA
- the rpsI gene encoding 30S ribosomal protein S9: MATVQYYGTGRRKNSVARVRLVPGNGAITINGKSVEDYIPFANLREVMVQPFNVTETLGNYDVLVNVNGGGFSGQSGAIRHGISRALLQVDPDFRAALKAAGLLTRDARMKERKKPGLKKARKASQFSKR, from the coding sequence ATGGCTACTGTACAATATTACGGAACTGGTCGTCGTAAGAACTCTGTTGCGCGTGTACGTTTAGTACCCGGTAACGGTGCGATTACTATCAACGGTAAGTCTGTTGAAGACTACATTCCTTTCGCTAACTTGCGTGAGGTTATGGTTCAACCATTTAACGTCACTGAAACACTAGGAAACTACGATGTTTTGGTTAACGTTAATGGTGGTGGATTCTCAGGTCAATCTGGTGCGATCCGTCATGGTATCTCACGTGCTTTGTTGCAAGTGGACCCTGACTTCCGTGCCGCTTTGAAGGCTGCAGGATTGTTGACTCGTGACGCTCGTATGAAGGAGCGTAAGAAGCCAGGTTTGAAGAAGGCCCGTAAGGCTTCACAATTCTCAAAGCGTTAA
- a CDS encoding tyrosine-type recombinase/integrase, translating to MAYYEKLNNSKIRARIYIGEGKLKSKSFSNKTDAKRWAIENEQAKINGVKIASRDELFTDVYDEWFHDIQAPAIAESSFKNYYNAGRINHRLFEGYTLSDFEDLRKIQTVLDEYVKTVAQKTIEEYLKKIRRVLRYALLQRKITHDITRALKAHGKKSSKKVNRALTMTEFNKLRSYLFENIDVKFNVLVLLATETGARRGELLALTPSDLLVDSFEVSFTKSLSPDSDDLSMKTVSSERTVSISERVFNLVKAIPANDKGRIFDDDDFKQAGLLHDLLDHIGIEQTTFHGLRDSHASYIFAKFGETNMDQAIMYISKRLGHADIMTTQKYYLELMPESKMKQDALAIDFLNEAQ from the coding sequence ATGGCATATTACGAAAAACTAAATAACAGTAAAATCCGAGCACGCATTTACATTGGCGAAGGCAAGTTGAAGAGCAAGTCATTTTCAAACAAGACTGACGCTAAGCGGTGGGCTATCGAGAATGAACAAGCAAAGATTAACGGTGTAAAAATTGCTAGTCGTGATGAATTATTCACTGACGTCTATGACGAATGGTTCCACGATATTCAGGCACCCGCAATCGCTGAAAGTTCATTCAAGAACTACTACAACGCCGGTCGCATCAACCATCGTTTATTTGAAGGTTATACCCTCAGTGACTTTGAGGATTTGCGCAAGATTCAAACAGTTCTGGACGAATACGTTAAAACAGTAGCCCAAAAGACAATCGAAGAGTATCTTAAAAAAATTCGTCGTGTACTGCGTTACGCATTACTACAACGAAAGATTACTCATGACATTACCCGGGCTTTGAAAGCACATGGTAAGAAGTCTAGCAAGAAGGTCAATCGGGCATTAACCATGACTGAGTTTAATAAGCTTCGATCATATCTATTCGAAAACATTGATGTTAAATTCAACGTTCTTGTCCTATTAGCTACTGAAACAGGCGCACGACGAGGTGAACTACTGGCGCTTACGCCGTCCGATTTATTAGTCGATAGCTTTGAAGTGTCATTTACAAAGTCGCTTAGTCCGGATTCTGATGATTTGAGTATGAAAACTGTTAGTTCAGAACGAACCGTCTCAATCAGCGAACGAGTTTTCAATCTGGTTAAGGCCATCCCCGCAAACGACAAAGGTCGCATCTTCGACGATGATGATTTCAAGCAAGCCGGGCTACTCCATGATTTGTTAGACCACATTGGTATTGAACAAACTACTTTTCACGGTCTACGCGATTCTCACGCGTCATACATTTTCGCCAAGTTTGGTGAAACTAACATGGATCAAGCCATCATGTACATTTCAAAACGACTTGGTCACGCGGATATTATGACCACGCAAAAGTACTATTTGGAACTGATGCCCGAGTCAAAAATGAAGCAAGACGCGCTCGCCATCGACTTTTTAAATGAAGCCCAATAG
- a CDS encoding helix-turn-helix domain-containing protein translates to MNQNTPHILLTRKEAAELLGISVNSFDRFFRSNPNLRSIMIGSEIRYPYQLLMDFIEASAEHH, encoded by the coding sequence ATGAACCAAAATACGCCACACATTTTACTCACGCGAAAAGAAGCGGCCGAATTACTGGGGATTTCAGTGAACTCATTTGATCGATTCTTTCGCTCAAACCCAAACTTACGCTCAATCATGATTGGTTCTGAGATTCGTTATCCATATCAATTACTAATGGATTTTATTGAGGCGAGTGCCGAACACCATTAG